Proteins found in one Alicyclobacillus cycloheptanicus genomic segment:
- a CDS encoding NADPH-dependent F420 reductase, with amino-acid sequence MKIAIIGTGHIGGTLTRRLTKLGHQVSIANSRGPQTLADLAAETGATPGVPRDIVQGADIVIVTIPQKNIPNLPKDLFANVPETTVVIDTGNYYPKQRDGKIEEIEAGMPESRWVEKQLGRPVIKVFNNIYAKHLLEKGVPAGTPGRIALPVAGDDPVAKQKVMQLVDELGFDPVDAGTLDESWRQQPGTPCYGADLDAKGLKEALQAASPVRTAEWRA; translated from the coding sequence ATGAAAATTGCGATCATCGGCACGGGCCATATCGGCGGGACGCTGACCCGCCGTTTGACGAAACTCGGGCACCAGGTGTCCATTGCAAACTCGCGCGGTCCGCAGACCTTGGCCGATCTCGCCGCTGAGACGGGGGCCACACCCGGGGTGCCGCGGGACATTGTGCAGGGAGCGGACATCGTGATTGTCACCATCCCGCAGAAGAACATTCCGAACCTGCCGAAAGACCTGTTTGCGAATGTACCGGAGACGACGGTGGTGATTGACACCGGCAACTACTATCCGAAGCAGCGCGACGGAAAAATCGAGGAGATTGAGGCGGGCATGCCGGAGAGCCGGTGGGTGGAGAAGCAGCTGGGCCGGCCGGTTATCAAGGTGTTCAACAACATTTACGCGAAACATCTGCTGGAAAAGGGCGTCCCCGCGGGTACGCCTGGGCGCATCGCGCTGCCGGTGGCGGGGGATGACCCTGTCGCCAAGCAAAAGGTGATGCAGCTGGTGGATGAATTGGGGTTCGACCCGGTGGACGCCGGCACACTGGACGAGTCCTGGCGTCAACAGCCGGGCACCCCTTGCTATGGTGCAGATTTGGACGCAAAAGGCTTGAAAGAGGCCCTGCAGGCGGCAAGTCCGGTGCGTACAGCCGAGTGGAGGGCATGA
- a CDS encoding LLM class flavin-dependent oxidoreductase — MEIGISTFVETTPDVETGVVISHAQRLREVVEEIELADQVGLDVFGVGEHHRKDYASSSPVVVLAAAASRTKRIRLTSAVTVLSSADPVRVFEEFASLDGISNGRAEIMAGRGSFIESFPLFGYDLNDYDALFAEKLDLLLKLRASEKVTWSGKFRPAIHDLGVYPRPVQNPLPVWIASGGTPDSVVRAGLLGLPLVLAIIGGSPRQFAPLVELYKKAALHAGHDAAKLPVASHSHGFVAEDTELAAEKFFPSTQQAMTVLGKERGWGPYTRRRFDAARSFDGALYVGDPDWVAKKIVDLRKNVGITRFFLHVPVGTMPHDDVMRAIELLGTEVAPRVREEVAQWEASQ, encoded by the coding sequence GTGGAAATTGGGATCAGCACCTTTGTGGAGACGACCCCCGATGTGGAGACGGGGGTTGTCATCAGCCACGCGCAGCGACTGCGCGAGGTGGTAGAGGAAATTGAACTGGCCGACCAGGTGGGGCTGGATGTGTTTGGGGTCGGCGAGCACCACCGCAAGGACTATGCGTCCTCGTCGCCGGTGGTGGTGTTGGCAGCGGCGGCGTCGCGGACGAAGCGCATTCGGCTGACGAGTGCGGTCACGGTGCTGTCGTCGGCCGACCCGGTGCGGGTGTTTGAGGAGTTTGCGTCGCTCGACGGGATCTCGAACGGCCGCGCCGAAATCATGGCGGGCCGGGGCTCGTTCATCGAGTCGTTTCCGCTGTTTGGGTACGACTTGAACGACTACGACGCGCTGTTCGCAGAGAAGCTCGACTTGCTGCTGAAGCTGCGCGCCTCGGAGAAAGTGACGTGGAGCGGCAAATTCCGCCCGGCGATTCACGACCTCGGCGTATATCCGCGGCCTGTGCAGAACCCGCTGCCGGTGTGGATCGCGAGCGGCGGCACCCCGGATTCGGTGGTCCGGGCGGGGCTGTTGGGACTGCCGCTGGTGCTGGCCATCATTGGCGGGAGCCCGCGCCAGTTTGCGCCGCTGGTCGAGCTGTACAAGAAGGCTGCGCTGCACGCGGGGCACGATGCGGCGAAGCTGCCGGTCGCGTCACATTCGCACGGGTTTGTCGCGGAGGATACGGAACTGGCTGCGGAGAAGTTTTTCCCCTCCACGCAGCAGGCGATGACGGTGCTGGGCAAAGAGCGCGGGTGGGGGCCGTACACGCGCAGGCGGTTTGATGCGGCGCGCAGTTTTGACGGCGCGCTGTACGTCGGGGATCCGGACTGGGTCGCGAAGAAGATTGTTGACCTGCGGAAAAACGTTGGCATCACGCGCTTTTTCCTGCATGTTCCGGTGGGCACGATGCCGCATGACGATGTGATGCGAGCCATCGAGCTGCTCGGGACAGAGGTGGCGCCGCGCGTGCGCGAAGAAGTTGCACAGTGGGAGGCTTCCCAGTAA
- a CDS encoding thermonuclease family protein, which produces MHVIRWILGVCVLLFAFFGLLGTWLDRRRRRKGRQYALAIVLMLIGFAIVPVRSNDTLATTAPAHAQAAASNHTAASSAASAAGSGSGHAAAAAGTTQNAAQRDAATANATTAARTVTAGSTNDTIRPTGTLIPVVVSKETDGDTIHVRMGGKDYTVRMLLIDTPEDVKPDTPVEPYSLEAAAYARQVLPVGKHIYIQEGKPGATTDKYGRLLAYVFVTKTDMYNEDVVRKGLARVAYVEPPNTDYLPQLDAAQAYAKSHHLDIWSIPGYVTPTGYSVSVALKWDAAHHYGQSSSTTGGSGSASSSSSTAHSGGSSARQATASNTAALKVVASQLTVAPDNDASVTIQTSPGTAGKIEVDYKSGPSHAHGLEPETANSQGRITWRWLVGSNTTPGTWPVHITAGGHSITVYLHVT; this is translated from the coding sequence ATGCACGTGATTCGCTGGATTCTGGGGGTCTGTGTCCTTCTCTTCGCGTTCTTCGGGCTTCTCGGTACATGGCTCGACCGCAGGCGCAGGCGGAAGGGGCGGCAGTACGCGTTGGCCATCGTGCTGATGCTCATCGGCTTCGCCATCGTGCCCGTTCGTTCCAACGATACGTTGGCAACGACGGCCCCGGCGCATGCTCAAGCCGCTGCTTCGAACCATACCGCCGCAAGTTCTGCCGCAAGTGCCGCCGGCAGCGGAAGCGGGCATGCCGCGGCCGCGGCCGGAACGACTCAGAACGCGGCGCAGCGCGACGCAGCCACGGCCAATGCCACGACAGCGGCCCGCACTGTCACGGCCGGATCGACCAATGACACCATTCGACCGACCGGCACCCTGATTCCCGTCGTGGTGTCGAAGGAGACAGACGGCGATACCATCCACGTGCGGATGGGCGGAAAAGACTACACCGTCCGCATGCTGCTGATTGACACGCCGGAGGATGTCAAACCCGACACGCCGGTGGAGCCCTACAGCCTGGAGGCCGCGGCATACGCGCGACAAGTCCTGCCCGTCGGCAAACACATCTACATCCAAGAAGGCAAACCGGGTGCCACCACAGACAAGTACGGGCGGCTCCTGGCATATGTCTTCGTGACAAAGACCGATATGTACAATGAGGACGTCGTGCGCAAGGGTTTAGCGCGCGTGGCCTACGTAGAACCGCCAAACACCGACTATCTGCCGCAGTTGGACGCGGCCCAGGCCTACGCCAAGTCGCACCACCTCGATATTTGGAGCATTCCGGGTTATGTGACGCCAACCGGGTACAGCGTCAGCGTGGCCCTCAAGTGGGATGCCGCGCATCACTACGGCCAGTCCAGCTCGACGACCGGCGGCAGCGGCTCGGCTTCGTCATCTTCGTCAACCGCACACAGCGGCGGCTCGTCTGCCCGCCAGGCGACAGCCTCCAACACCGCCGCGCTGAAGGTGGTCGCCTCGCAGCTGACGGTCGCGCCGGACAACGATGCCAGCGTTACGATTCAAACCAGCCCCGGCACGGCAGGCAAGATTGAAGTCGACTACAAATCAGGCCCAAGCCACGCGCATGGGCTTGAGCCTGAGACTGCCAACAGCCAGGGACGAATCACCTGGCGATGGCTGGTGGGGTCCAACACCACACCCGGCACGTGGCCGGTGCACATTACGGCGGGCGGGCACAGCATCACCGTCTATCTGCATGTGACCTGA
- a CDS encoding aldehyde dehydrogenase family protein gives MTTNVKQDIERVFALQKKHQWTVRRTTAAERKAKLQRLMDVIQAHEDDIVEAVRQDVRKPHKEIKAAEVVGTIRSIQHTLDHLEDWMAPVPVGSSLYPTSENFVMYEPKGVCLILGPWNYPFSLAMIPLAAAVSAGNCAMVKLSDLTPETSRIAANIVREAFDEREVAVFEGEVEVATALLEQPFDHIFFTGSTNVGRIVMTAAAKHLSSVTLELGGKSPTIIDHDFDMAEAAKRIAIGKFMNAGQTCIAPDYVFIRKEDEDAFIGHLKGFADSYLKDGAAVDPEKFTQIVNERNFNRVKGLYDDALDKGAEVVFGGIFDPAERLIAPTVLRHVTPDMKIMQEEIFAPILPVMNYETLDDVITYVNERDKPLALYIFSQNQDVIDRVVNQTTSGNVSVNNVVIHYSDLQLPFGGVNTSGIGSYHGVYGFREFSHEKGVYVQPKK, from the coding sequence ATCACGACAAACGTAAAACAGGACATCGAGCGCGTGTTTGCACTGCAAAAGAAGCATCAGTGGACGGTGCGCCGCACCACAGCCGCCGAACGCAAGGCAAAACTGCAGCGGCTGATGGATGTCATCCAGGCACATGAGGACGACATCGTGGAAGCCGTTCGCCAGGATGTGCGCAAGCCGCACAAGGAAATCAAGGCGGCGGAAGTGGTCGGTACCATCCGCTCCATTCAGCACACGCTGGACCATTTGGAAGACTGGATGGCGCCGGTGCCGGTCGGGTCCTCCCTCTACCCGACGTCGGAAAACTTTGTGATGTATGAGCCAAAGGGCGTCTGTCTGATTCTTGGCCCGTGGAATTACCCATTCAGCCTGGCGATGATTCCCCTGGCCGCCGCTGTCTCGGCAGGCAACTGCGCGATGGTGAAATTGTCTGACCTCACACCGGAGACGAGCCGCATCGCGGCGAACATCGTGCGGGAGGCGTTCGACGAGCGCGAAGTCGCTGTGTTTGAAGGAGAAGTCGAGGTTGCAACGGCACTCTTGGAACAGCCGTTCGACCACATCTTCTTCACGGGAAGCACGAACGTCGGGCGCATCGTCATGACCGCAGCAGCCAAGCACCTGTCCTCCGTGACGCTCGAACTGGGCGGCAAGAGTCCGACCATCATCGATCACGATTTCGACATGGCGGAAGCGGCCAAACGCATTGCGATTGGCAAGTTTATGAACGCCGGCCAGACCTGCATCGCCCCGGACTACGTGTTCATCCGCAAGGAGGACGAAGATGCCTTTATCGGCCACCTAAAAGGCTTCGCCGACAGCTATCTCAAAGACGGTGCAGCGGTTGACCCCGAGAAGTTTACACAGATTGTGAACGAACGGAACTTCAACCGCGTCAAGGGGCTGTACGACGACGCCCTCGACAAGGGAGCAGAAGTCGTGTTCGGCGGCATTTTTGACCCGGCCGAGCGGCTCATCGCACCGACCGTACTGAGACATGTGACGCCGGACATGAAGATTATGCAGGAAGAGATTTTCGCGCCCATTCTGCCGGTGATGAACTATGAAACCCTGGACGACGTCATCACATACGTCAACGAGCGCGACAAGCCGCTCGCACTGTACATCTTCAGCCAGAACCAGGACGTGATTGACCGGGTGGTCAATCAGACGACGTCGGGGAATGTGTCCGTGAACAACGTGGTCATTCACTACTCGGATTTGCAGCTGCCGTTCGGCGGCGTGAACACAAGCGGCATCGGATCGTATCACGGCGTCTATGGATTCCGGGAGTTCTCGCACGAAAAAGGCGTCTACGTGCAGCCGAAGAAGTAA
- a CDS encoding zinc-dependent alcohol dehydrogenase family protein — MKAAVLEAFHAPLVVRQIADPELTPEGVILKVEAVGVCRSDWHAWVGEWGEKAVPPLPHVLGHEISGTVVETGSQIRNFKPGDRVIVPFSQGDGSCPYCIAGHQNVCEHRQMPGFTYKGGFAEYTHIPHADGNLIHLPDGVEFVEASAMGCRFMTAFHGVTQRGKVGPGEWVAVYGAGGVGLSAIQIATAMGANVIAVDISDDKLDFAKQVGAVETVNSTRHKPSQAIRELTGGGAHVSIDALGIQETAVNAVKSLRKQGRHVQIGMTSYENGGMVELPLNLIVENEIQIAGSFGMPVPEFPAMLQMVAKRRLEPGKLVTKTISLEELGDAFQDMSNFSGVGVTVVNQF, encoded by the coding sequence ATGAAAGCCGCTGTCCTGGAAGCCTTTCACGCTCCACTGGTGGTTCGGCAAATTGCCGATCCCGAGCTGACGCCCGAGGGCGTCATCCTGAAGGTTGAGGCTGTCGGCGTGTGCCGCAGTGACTGGCATGCCTGGGTTGGGGAATGGGGAGAAAAAGCTGTGCCCCCGCTGCCGCATGTACTGGGTCACGAAATCAGCGGCACCGTGGTGGAAACAGGGTCGCAAATCCGCAATTTTAAACCTGGCGATCGCGTCATTGTCCCGTTCAGCCAAGGCGATGGCAGCTGTCCGTACTGCATCGCCGGGCACCAGAATGTCTGCGAACACCGCCAGATGCCTGGATTCACCTACAAGGGCGGCTTTGCGGAGTACACACACATCCCGCATGCGGACGGCAATCTCATTCACCTGCCGGATGGCGTGGAGTTTGTTGAGGCAAGCGCCATGGGCTGCCGCTTCATGACCGCGTTTCACGGTGTCACACAGCGCGGCAAGGTCGGACCGGGCGAATGGGTGGCCGTGTACGGCGCAGGCGGTGTGGGCTTGTCTGCGATACAGATCGCAACCGCCATGGGCGCAAACGTGATCGCCGTTGACATTTCCGACGACAAACTGGACTTTGCGAAACAAGTTGGCGCTGTGGAAACGGTGAACAGCACAAGGCACAAACCTTCGCAGGCCATTCGCGAACTGACGGGCGGCGGCGCGCATGTCTCCATCGACGCGCTGGGCATTCAGGAGACAGCGGTCAACGCGGTCAAGAGCCTTCGCAAACAGGGACGGCACGTCCAGATTGGCATGACCTCGTATGAAAACGGTGGCATGGTGGAATTGCCGTTGAACTTGATTGTCGAAAACGAAATTCAGATTGCAGGGTCGTTCGGGATGCCGGTGCCGGAATTTCCGGCCATGCTGCAAATGGTCGCCAAACGGCGCCTTGAGCCCGGCAAATTGGTCACGAAAACCATCTCCTTGGAGGAACTTGGAGATGCGTTCCAGGATATGAGCAACTTCTCCGGCGTGGGCGTCACCGTGGTCAATCAATTCTAA
- a CDS encoding L-lactate permease: MEGLFHQILLPVSGSMLGSFLVGMIPIAVVLVLLGIVRTPAWIAAISGLVVGFIIALAVWKMPAHLALSAVGNGVVFALWPVMWIVFAAMWLYNLSQRTGAFDQFRQWMYHYATADRRIQVLIIAFSFGALMEGIAGFGTPVAIASALLVGLGFPVLDAVVFALIFDTAPVAFGALGVPVVTLGAVTNLHVNALSAMVGRQLPIFALILPFYVLVVMGGWKALRGAWPAALVAGLSYALTQFVVSNYVGPALPDVLAALVSLICIVLFTRVWRPKDTDQYQSYAHSRTVQAGLNAGGAGGWRGWVPWLTVTVVVIIWTFAKLSSIGQMDVNWPGLNNLVYLTLYHKLYAATWSFQPLATGTAILVSVILSALMLRASWRDFFGAAADSWKQLYFPILTVVCIVGLAYLYNYSGMAYTLGIAVAALGALFPFFSGFLGWIACFLSGSDTSSNALFGNLQVVAANRLHLNPYLMAATNSSGAVMSKMISPQNVSTGVSTGELRGKEGLVIRRTFLHSIVLTVLLGILVVLQAHGWSGMVPKG; this comes from the coding sequence GTGGAGGGCCTCTTTCATCAAATTCTGCTGCCTGTCAGTGGTTCGATGCTGGGCTCGTTTCTGGTGGGCATGATTCCGATCGCGGTTGTGCTCGTCCTGCTCGGCATCGTGCGAACGCCGGCGTGGATTGCCGCGATTTCCGGACTCGTTGTTGGTTTCATCATTGCGCTCGCCGTATGGAAAATGCCGGCACACCTCGCGTTGTCCGCGGTCGGAAACGGGGTGGTGTTCGCACTGTGGCCGGTGATGTGGATCGTGTTTGCCGCGATGTGGCTGTATAACCTCAGCCAGCGCACCGGTGCGTTCGACCAGTTTCGACAGTGGATGTACCACTACGCCACCGCAGACCGGCGCATCCAGGTACTCATCATCGCCTTCAGTTTCGGCGCTTTGATGGAAGGGATTGCCGGGTTCGGGACGCCCGTGGCGATTGCCTCCGCCCTGTTGGTGGGGCTCGGCTTCCCGGTGCTGGACGCCGTCGTGTTCGCTTTGATTTTCGATACCGCGCCCGTCGCCTTTGGCGCGCTGGGCGTGCCGGTCGTTACCCTCGGGGCAGTGACGAATCTGCACGTCAACGCATTGTCCGCCATGGTTGGGCGACAGTTGCCGATTTTTGCGCTGATTCTTCCATTTTATGTGCTTGTGGTCATGGGCGGCTGGAAGGCGCTGCGGGGTGCGTGGCCCGCAGCACTGGTCGCTGGACTGTCGTACGCGCTGACGCAGTTCGTGGTGTCCAATTACGTTGGTCCAGCACTGCCAGATGTCCTGGCGGCGCTGGTTTCGCTCATTTGCATCGTGTTGTTTACCCGCGTCTGGCGTCCCAAAGATACGGACCAATACCAGTCGTATGCGCACAGCCGGACGGTGCAGGCGGGGTTGAACGCAGGCGGTGCCGGCGGATGGCGCGGCTGGGTGCCGTGGCTGACCGTGACCGTCGTGGTCATCATCTGGACGTTTGCGAAACTGTCTTCGATTGGTCAGATGGATGTGAATTGGCCGGGGCTGAACAACCTGGTCTACCTTACTCTGTACCATAAATTGTACGCTGCTACATGGTCGTTCCAGCCGCTCGCCACAGGCACCGCAATCCTCGTGTCGGTGATTCTCAGTGCTTTGATGCTGCGCGCCAGCTGGCGCGATTTCTTCGGTGCGGCAGCAGACAGCTGGAAGCAGCTGTACTTTCCGATTTTGACGGTGGTGTGCATCGTAGGGCTCGCCTATCTGTATAACTACTCAGGCATGGCGTATACCCTTGGCATCGCCGTGGCGGCCCTGGGGGCGCTGTTTCCATTCTTCTCCGGGTTTCTCGGCTGGATTGCCTGTTTTCTGTCCGGGTCAGACACCTCTTCGAACGCCTTGTTCGGCAACCTTCAGGTTGTTGCGGCCAATCGGCTGCACCTGAATCCGTATTTGATGGCTGCAACAAACTCCAGCGGGGCGGTCATGAGCAAGATGATTTCGCCCCAGAACGTCAGCACCGGGGTGTCGACGGGGGAATTGCGAGGCAAGGAAGGATTGGTGATTCGGCGGACGTTTCTTCACAGCATCGTTTTGACGGTGCTGCTTGGCATTCTCGTTGTGCTCCAAGCCCACGGATGGAGCGGAATGGTGCCCAAGGGGTAA
- a CDS encoding helix-turn-helix domain-containing protein, producing the protein MSEFDYSKLREIRQLKGLTIKELAEACGVSASLISQVERGKVIPTLTVFWKICNYLDTPMHDFFQKQDSDETLVVRKNQRKIIQFPDSHVRYQLLSPNLQGQIEFLLVEIEPGTAHDPEDMVTHSGEECGFVLEGELIVRLSTREIHLFEGDSISFPSSTPHRFANPGKVTSRSIWAMTPPSF; encoded by the coding sequence ATGTCAGAATTTGATTACTCCAAACTGCGGGAAATCCGCCAGCTCAAAGGACTGACCATCAAGGAACTTGCAGAGGCATGCGGCGTCAGCGCCAGCCTCATCAGCCAGGTGGAGCGCGGCAAGGTCATTCCGACCCTCACTGTGTTCTGGAAGATTTGCAACTACCTCGACACCCCAATGCACGACTTTTTTCAAAAGCAGGATTCGGATGAAACGCTGGTGGTGCGCAAGAACCAGCGTAAAATCATCCAATTTCCGGACTCCCACGTGCGATACCAGCTGCTCAGCCCGAACCTGCAGGGACAAATTGAGTTCTTGTTGGTCGAGATTGAACCGGGCACGGCGCACGACCCGGAAGACATGGTGACACACAGCGGCGAGGAATGCGGCTTCGTGCTGGAAGGCGAACTCATCGTCCGCCTCAGCACGCGCGAGATTCACCTGTTTGAGGGGGACAGCATTTCGTTCCCGTCGTCCACTCCCCACCGATTTGCCAACCCGGGCAAGGTCACGTCCCGTTCGATTTGGGCCATGACCCCGCCCAGTTTCTAA
- a CDS encoding APC family permease produces the protein MFADHAKAKGGFVPVMGLRQVLAIAIAAISPTTSVFLVYGDELKSAGTGVFWAFIIGACIAVSMAFCYAELGGMYPGAGGAYTIVRRALGKPLGFVAVLLFLVLGIVVTASILVSSATYLHSLVPQIPVNWASVVMMAIVTWFSLERIGAASWVAMVMLVIELAVIFVFIVVSFTGVHHPIGFILHPVTTNAHGAVTGVGFAAMMAAVVPALFAFNGYDWPLYFAEETHQPRRVLPRAVMIAVLTSVIFEVLAVIASTLAIPNFATAMQSDAPLTYVAQSVAGHAGATILIIGVIIAMFDTGLSGNLAYARIYLDSARNGSWPGPINRFFASMNRHNVPKWGFVFLGVGNAILCYFTSLNNLITFTGVIIVTIYLLIAISAIVARFKHRTDDRPFRMPIWPLPPIIAIIGVGVALSQQAVGDIVKTAVIVVVALLYWLAYLRLKEQKQSAASEAVSSEG, from the coding sequence TTGTTCGCAGATCACGCCAAAGCGAAAGGTGGCTTTGTTCCTGTCATGGGACTGCGGCAGGTGCTGGCGATCGCAATTGCCGCCATCTCGCCGACGACCTCCGTCTTTCTCGTCTACGGCGACGAACTGAAATCAGCGGGCACGGGCGTGTTTTGGGCATTCATCATCGGTGCATGCATCGCGGTTTCCATGGCGTTTTGCTACGCCGAACTCGGGGGCATGTACCCCGGCGCGGGCGGCGCCTACACCATTGTCCGGCGCGCACTCGGCAAACCGCTGGGGTTTGTCGCCGTGCTGTTGTTTCTGGTGCTGGGCATCGTGGTCACCGCCAGCATCCTGGTGTCGTCTGCCACGTACCTGCATTCACTCGTTCCGCAAATTCCAGTCAACTGGGCTTCCGTCGTGATGATGGCCATCGTCACCTGGTTCTCGCTGGAACGCATCGGCGCCGCAAGCTGGGTCGCGATGGTGATGCTCGTCATCGAATTGGCGGTGATTTTCGTCTTTATCGTCGTGTCCTTTACTGGTGTGCACCATCCGATTGGATTCATTCTTCACCCGGTCACGACGAATGCGCACGGCGCCGTCACCGGGGTTGGCTTTGCGGCCATGATGGCGGCCGTCGTCCCGGCCCTGTTCGCGTTCAACGGCTATGACTGGCCGCTGTACTTTGCGGAAGAGACCCATCAGCCCCGGCGTGTCCTGCCGCGCGCCGTGATGATTGCTGTGTTGACGTCGGTCATCTTCGAGGTGCTCGCGGTCATTGCGTCGACGCTCGCCATTCCCAATTTCGCAACCGCCATGCAGTCCGACGCTCCGCTGACCTATGTCGCGCAGTCCGTCGCAGGCCATGCGGGCGCCACCATTCTCATCATCGGCGTCATCATCGCGATGTTTGACACAGGGCTCAGCGGCAACCTGGCGTACGCCCGCATCTATCTGGACTCTGCCCGAAACGGCAGCTGGCCGGGGCCCATCAACCGCTTCTTCGCCAGCATGAACCGCCACAATGTGCCGAAATGGGGTTTTGTCTTCCTCGGTGTGGGAAACGCAATTTTATGCTACTTCACGTCCCTGAACAATCTCATCACCTTCACGGGCGTCATTATTGTCACCATTTACTTGCTGATCGCGATTTCGGCCATCGTCGCCCGCTTCAAGCACCGGACCGACGACCGTCCGTTCCGCATGCCCATCTGGCCGCTGCCGCCCATCATCGCCATCATTGGCGTAGGCGTCGCTCTTTCCCAGCAGGCCGTTGGCGACATCGTCAAGACGGCGGTGATTGTCGTCGTGGCACTGTTGTACTGGCTCGCCTACCTTCGACTGAAAGAACAAAAGCAGTCCGCAGCTTCTGAAGCCGTGTCCAGCGAAGGCTGA
- a CDS encoding dipeptidase: MHSSGGIIFDLHSDIPADIALRRAQGERAVFLRRHARRLLASGVRAAVLAVWVEPAYRRQAAQRAIQIVGALLADLAESAACVHVVKDPRDLLRPLPADKVAVMLSVEGMSFVEQWPVAWEAGDESSDPAKIRPEASPVTPGEAGRRGRLLEQSAQTRAILRALGVQCAILTWGEQNAIASGPGQFDNPDGHHGLTWFGREVVAAWEQAGILIDVSHLDEPSTDGVLEAANGVVIASHSNARALCDHPRNLTDRHLRAIGERHGIVGVNAYARFVDVEHATLDRYVDHIVYIAERIGIEHVGLGFDFMDYLPDSFGFPERTQGLARVEDVPRLLERLSERGFSDRDIAMIAFDNACRVMRATSQAPVTAKS; this comes from the coding sequence GTGCATTCATCCGGCGGCATCATCTTTGATTTACACTCGGACATCCCCGCTGATATCGCGCTGCGGCGGGCCCAGGGGGAGCGAGCGGTGTTCCTGCGCCGGCACGCCCGCCGCCTGTTGGCGAGCGGCGTTCGGGCTGCCGTCCTGGCGGTCTGGGTTGAACCTGCGTATCGTCGTCAGGCTGCACAGCGCGCGATACAGATTGTTGGTGCACTGTTGGCCGACCTGGCGGAGTCTGCGGCGTGTGTCCACGTCGTGAAAGACCCGCGGGATTTGCTGCGGCCTTTGCCCGCAGACAAGGTGGCGGTGATGCTCAGCGTCGAGGGCATGTCGTTCGTCGAACAGTGGCCGGTCGCCTGGGAAGCAGGGGATGAATCGTCCGATCCGGCGAAGATTCGACCCGAGGCATCGCCCGTGACCCCCGGGGAAGCGGGCAGGCGCGGCCGGCTGTTGGAGCAATCGGCGCAGACGCGGGCGATTTTGCGGGCGCTTGGCGTCCAGTGCGCCATTCTCACCTGGGGGGAGCAGAACGCCATCGCGAGCGGCCCGGGCCAATTTGACAATCCCGACGGCCACCATGGCCTCACCTGGTTTGGCCGCGAGGTCGTGGCAGCGTGGGAGCAGGCTGGCATCCTCATCGACGTTTCGCACCTCGATGAACCGTCGACGGACGGGGTGCTGGAGGCTGCGAACGGGGTCGTCATCGCGTCGCATTCCAACGCCCGCGCCTTGTGCGACCATCCGCGCAACCTGACTGACCGGCACTTGCGGGCGATTGGCGAACGGCACGGCATTGTCGGGGTGAACGCGTACGCCCGATTCGTCGACGTCGAGCACGCAACCCTGGACCGGTACGTCGACCACATCGTCTACATCGCCGAGCGCATCGGCATCGAGCATGTGGGGCTGGGGTTTGATTTTATGGATTACCTGCCGGACAGCTTTGGCTTTCCGGAACGAACCCAGGGCCTCGCGCGTGTCGAGGACGTGCCGCGTCTGCTGGAACGGTTGTCCGAACGCGGATTCTCCGACCGAGACATCGCGATGATTGCGTTTGACAACGCATGCCGCGTTATGCGTGCCACGTCCCAGGCGCCGGTCACTGCGAAGTCATGA